The following proteins come from a genomic window of Salvia hispanica cultivar TCC Black 2014 chromosome 4, UniMelb_Shisp_WGS_1.0, whole genome shotgun sequence:
- the LOC125223275 gene encoding protein PGR-like, which yields MERNLVQLLVAAVLSAAISIRSYRKKSLDLSGALSGFAVMTIHFAINYRFGALLLAFFVSSSLLTKVGEDKKKKVDADFKEGGQRNWIQVFSNSGIATILVLIAWTQVGMQDFCLNSEESRVMTYLAGGILGHYCCSNGDTWSSELGVLSDDQPRLITNFKPVQKGTNGGVTKAGFLAAAAAGSVLGLTFVILGFLTTNCTFNVAMKQLLLIPVSALSGLCGSVIDSLLGATLQYSGFCSVRKKVVSKAGPTVKRISGLSILDNNAVNFVSILLTSALTSIACSCIF from the exons ATGGAAAGAAATTTAGTCCAACTATTGGTTGCAGCAGTTCTTTCAGCTGCAATTTCAATCAGGTCATATAGAAAGAAGTCCCTTGACCTTTCTGGAGCGCTTTCTGGTTTTGCTGTTATGACAATTCATTTTGCCATCAATTACAG GTTTGGTGCTCTGTTACTTGCCTTCTTTGTTTCTTCTTCATTGTTAACGAAAGTTGGAGAggacaaaaagaagaaagttgATGCAGATTTTAAGGAGGGTGGTCAACGCAATTG GATACAAGTTTTCTCTAATAGTGGTATCGCGACAATTTTAGTCCTGATTGCTTGGACACAAGTGGGCATGCAGGACTTTTGTCTAAATTCAGAAGAATCACGTGTCATGACGTATCTAGCTGGTGGCATTCTTGGTCATTACTGTTGCTCAAATGGAGACACATGGTCATCTGAGCTCGGGGTTCTCAGTGATGATCAACCGCGGCTTATTACAAACTTCAAG CCAGTTCAGAAGGGTACCAATGGCGGTGTGACAAAGGCAGGATTtcttgctgctgctgctgcggGCTCTGTGCTTGGACTTACATTTGTTATCTTGGGATTTCTGACTACCAACTGCACTTTCAATGTAGCTATGAAGCAGCTATTGTTGATACCAGTGTCAGCTCTTTCGGGATTGTGTGGAAGTGTTATCGATTCTTTATTGGGAGCAACGCTCCAATACAGTGGTTTCTGCAGTGTCCGAAAGAAG GTTGTGAGTAAAGCTGGACCGACGGTGAAGAGGATATCGGGTCTTAGCATACTTGACAACAATGCAGTGAATTTTGTGTCGATTCTGTTAACGAGTGCGCTGACTTCCATAGCTTGTTCATGCATATTCTGA